The Nakaseomyces glabratus chromosome H, complete sequence genome segment CATTGCACTTGTAGgttcttcaacaatttgTGTAACAGTAGAAGTGGCAGCCGATGTAATTGTCGTAACTAAGAAGACTTGAATGACCTGAAAGGCGAAATATGATTGCTGTGTGAAGTATTCAACTTGCTGAGACGAAGTAGCACCCTGAATCTTAGCCATACCTCTGATAAACATTGGCAACAACATCATTAACAGTGACAATGCAACTGTTGGTGCTAAAGAGGTTAGTAAACCAAGCAGGACATCCGGTAAATGATAGATGAATCTCAGCCAATGTAATTTGTTTGTTAGATATGTAATATTAGAAATCATACCAACGAATGCAACAGGAATAGCCCATAAAATGACAAGGGCAATGATAGCGCCGACAGAACCCAGCTCTCTGACCATACGTTCCCACCAGAATAGTCTCAGATTGAACCAAACAACGTTCTTTGGCTCGATACCAACGTAGGCCGGGGACATATACAATGGCGCATGATAGGCTCTAATTTGTAAGGCGATTTGTGCTTGGTACTGGGACTCAAATTCAATGAAGATAGAGTTTAATGTCTTCTCGTCTTCATGACATGACTGCAATTCTTTAACCTCATCATCAAgctttttaatttcttctttcaaataatcAATGGAATCGACTTTTTTGCCGATGAAACGAGTAGTTCTATGAGTTGGGCGCAGTTTCTTATCTGTTACCAAAGAATGAATATCAAGTTGACcgtctttattttttttcaactgcTTTAAACATTTCTTTAGGAATGCAATTTCAGTGCTCTCTAGAGTCATTGCcaatttttctctttcttcaactttcttTGGTAAGTCACCTTGGGTTCTAGCGATCCATATATTCTTGACACCTTCAAACAGCTTACTGAACTCCTGTTCATTCAAGTATTCGCCCGGTACAGTTTGGAACAGGACAGTTCTAGAGGATAACTTGGAAGCATAACGAGGCGACGATAGAACGGCCTGTCTCAAAGAGTTGAAATACATCAACTCACGGTAGACCACAAACAGGAATGACCAGTAGAAGACCCAGCCACAGAAAACATGTGCGTAGTACCTATGCCTGTGCTTAACGTTTTGATAAGCCAATTGATTCAGACCAGTCTCATGGGCACCATTACTAGCATTAATTGGAATTAAGATAGGGAAGATGTACATTATCGAGACTGCGAAGAATGCCGCCAGGATGAACAGGTATctcaagaagaaataccCGTCCAGGCCAGCTTGCTGCAACACGAAATTATCAGATTTTTTCAATAGCGGGAGTATCCAGCTGAATATACCCGATGGCAGTGGTTCaggtttcttttcatcgTTGATCAGGTCGAATGATGATTTTGGCTCATAGATACGCTTCAATTTTAGTCTTAAGAGCACGAATGCTCCGACGAAAGCGCCAAATATAACACCATTTGTGATCAGAGCAGTGACCACTTGCTGTGTGGACGTGCTCGTTACGTGATCACTAGACATTTAGCTATATATTTGCAGGTTGTATACTAAAGCTTGGGTGATGGAAAATTCTACATGCAAGGTACCGatatttcaaagagaaCGTTTCATTTATAAAGaataaagaattgaaagGAAAGATAAACAAGAATTCGGTACTGCAATAGAAATAAAGATGGAAATAAAGAGACATGTAGTCCGTGTTATTATTTGGAGATTTGGGAATGGCATGGTCAGCATTTTtaagaaagataaaaaaaaagaaaaagcatAAATGCATTATAATTAGAACTGCTTGAGTTAGCAAATATTTTGAGATGGCGGGGCGAGACCCGAGGTTGTAACCAATTGATGCATTTTCTGCTGCCCATGAAGGTACCTACCCAATTGCAAATGCCAAAAATAATTGGGAGAAAAGAAGTGAAGCCAAGGAAAAAGCACAATGGACCATCGATAATTTACACATACATGCACGGAAGGGTCCAACATACAGTGACACCGTGAATAGGGTCCCCCCCAGCCTCAGAAATTGCCTGAAAGTTAGCCAATTCTATGAATTAtggaagaaagagattaaGAGATTTTAGCCAGGatggaaaaaaagaaagaatacaCTTGCACAGGAACCACCGTACGAATGACTTAATTTATGTCACTTAATTTCATAGATAATTTACGATTTTCTCGATGGGGGAAGATCTGTGTCCGTGCCTAGAGAATGTCGCACTCAGTAAGGTGTTGGTTGTCTTTCTACCTTGAAATGCTGTGTCTACTGGCAGCGAAAGTTCTTATACTATTTGAATTATACGATGAGAAAGTATGGTCTGGCCCCAGCAAGACATTGTGCACTATGCAGTATGGTCTGTTTGAAATGGGTAATTGGAAGGGCGAAGTTAAAATACAAAACTGTGAGACTAAATGCAAAACTGTAAATGATATGATAATAGTGCCCAAAACAATAGCATTTATCATAGCTGTAATGGTGACGTCTCTGGATTTAACACGTTTTTATCTATCTTCAAACGCGAAAAATGGGGCTTATCGCTATTACAATTGTGTAGACTGGTCTTTACTTAATTTGACAGTACAATAGACACGCACTGATTATGTCCACTCGGGCAGACTTTTTGCACCGGAGAACAAAGAAATTGGCCAAAACGCGAAAAAACCATACATATCATTGTTCACGATTATTCATCTACCTTTTATATCTTGATGTACGTGTATATCATATGGTGATCGTGGAGTGGAATAGACTAGCTGCCAACTAGCATGAGCAAagcgatgagatgagctgTTGAATACTCAATATAGCTGTATTTTGTGAGTCAGTGTATAACAAAGTGTGTTTCTCTTTTAAGTTAAGCGCTTCCTTAATGTTTataattattatctttgatTACGtctttgaaatatcaaTCTTCCTCTTAATTTCGCCATACTAAATTTGCAAAGTTTTCTGGGTAGAGCTCAGTTCGAAAAACAGTGAGTAGAAAGCTACAAACTTAGGAAACCTTTGCCAATGACTTCCTCATTAACTGAACACCAGGTCCTTGAAGAATGGAATAGCATCCCTGGTGAAGTACATGTACCGATAGTGTCTGCTGCTGAAATAACAAAACTACATATATATGACTTTGACAATACATTATTCAATTCCCCCGTGCCCAATCCACAATTATACACCAAAAGAGTAGAAAATCTACTTAGAAGTAGTCCCCACATATCTAGCTTTGGAAGCTGGTGGGACGACCCTCGACCTCTAGAGATCATTGCAAAATTAATGAACCACGATAGCGAGAGAGCTGCATTCTGGAATGAGAATCTTTTGAGATTGGCAAGGCTGTCATGGAGAGATACTAGTACTGTGTCAATTGTTCTCACAGggagaaaagaaaagaattttCATAGCTTATTTGGcaaattgtttcaaatatcAAGAGATAAATGGGCTACTGAACAGATAGCTaaagatgataataaatattccGCCGATGATTACCTGTTTAATGCAATCTGCTTGAAGAAACAGCGCGAGGAGACCAATACCTTTGACTATAAATGCAAATGTATCTTATCATTTCTAGATAGATACCCAAACTTAGAAGAAGTAACAATTTATGATGATAGAATACATCACATTAACAAATTTAAGAATTTTTTCAACTCTCTGCTAAATACAAAGATAAAATGGATTATAGTACCAGTAGCGCCTCGATTTCATTATTTGCCAATTAGAGATGAGAATACTCTGATACCGAAGTTTGTCAACGAACAGGAACGTGCAGAGAGTGGACTAGTGCTTAATCTCTCTAGGACACCAATGCAGGTGGGCTACTTCTTAACCGTTGGATcacaaaagaaactttTGCATTGGGGACTAAACTATTTACGCCAACATTTTAAAGATACAAAGGTGCAATTGTCCAATTTTGCAGAATACCCCATGTACATACCCTGTACTGCGCCTGGTAATGGTATCACAGCCAGTCAAGCTAGAAAGTGTTTCACACATTTTGATGAGATTCAGATAAGCAAAAACAATGACAACGAAAAAAGaagtgatgaagatattaTAAAGTATTTCTGCTCTCAAAAAACCATGCTCTCAGAATGGTCAACATCATTTAAAGTCGTGGCAATTGCTATTAGAGAAGCACCAATTCAAGCTTCTTCTCGAAAAgctcaaaataataaagctATGGAAATTTATTACAGGACCATTCCGGTTGGTCCTAAGAAGGAGGCATGGACTTCCTGGCCAGAATTTATTATCGTCGGATACAACTATGACAAGAATATACAAGTTCAAATGGAGGAAATTAATTCAGTCTTGACGAACCCAAAAAGCTTACGCTGGCATAACGTTAAGGTAGgaataaagataaaaacgtattttggtttcttttcaaagagaGATACAGACTTATGAATGCAGTTACATCATAAATTAATCATGAACTAAGACTATCTAAATAATTCTTCGTATTGTAGCTTTGCTTTGGATACCTGATGTAACAATCACCTTATCTAAAAGGAAAACACGATATTTAACAGAAATAGGTATACATACGTATGTTTCTATCTATTAAACTATTACATGTTTGCCAAGTACTTACTTTATAAGTGATGCTAGTTCTGTATCAGTTTCAAGTCGTTTCTccatattttttcttgcttCCCATACAAGTAATTTCTTcctttcatcaatttctaATTCTTTAATGCTCATATCAGACATATCTACGGACATATCAACGTTGAATTTCGATAAAAGATTATCAGGTCTTATGTTACTTCTTTTGCGAATGTCACTAGGCTCGTCTATATTATTATGTTGCCCATTCGCTGAGCTTTCTCTAGCAGGTGTGTAACCAGGAGGGAAAGGGAAAGATTCACCATTAAAGTATCTTTCCATTGTTTGTTCTACGGACCCAGTACTTTCCAAATCATATCTGATTTGTTCAGGATGCAGAGCTGGAATAACATTGCGGACTGTCTCTATCATTTCAGGTGTAATGTTTCTTCTACTAGTCGAAGAAACACGACGCTGTGAGCCTCTGCCATTTGAGCTACCAGCAGTTCTCTGTTGATTAttggatgaagaaggaaGCTGCGTATTAGGTAACCTTTGTGCGGATGGATGTTCCTTCGGGGCTGCAAACCATTTAACAACAAATATTCCGAGTATTAAAGTAGCCACTACCACTGCTGCACTGTGCTCCATTACCGAAAACCTGTCTTGAGTGCAATATTTATAAGCTGTAATCACTTAAGTTTTGACTGTGTTGGAAAGTTGACTTCAAGGTTTGGCTTATAGTTGGTTGTctttattaaatttaaaataGGGCCTATTCCTTGACATTTCTGGGCCAAAATGACATGATCCAGTCAGTACAATACGAACTTTTACATAATGCCGATCATAATATCGAAACTACGAAAACTCAAAAATGAATGCTGTCAtcatatattatattattcattACACAATTAGAATATAAATACCGATATTTAaattctatatttttaGGAGCTTCTATGATAAACATAGGTTTATGGGGAAAAAATTCACAGTCTCAACAAAATAGCAATGGTGGGACGTATGTTTTGCTTACCCTCTAAACTCCATCTTaaacttctttttctgGTTCCTGACCTTGTATATAAAGTTCGGTATGCAttcagtttcttttataCTGAGACTGTTAAAATGCTTCTTTATCTTTGAGGCAGCTTCAGTTTTCGTTATTCTATGTCCAGGAACTGATGAtacatttcttttatatgATATAGTTCTCTTCCCCAGTTCAGATCCTAACAAATAGCCTTGTAAAGTCATCTGGTCTGGCACATTCAAGCCGAAATGGTCCTTGTATGCTCGAATAAACTCCTCACTATATTGTTCAAAGTCAAGCGGATGCGGCTTTTCTTCTAATGTAGGATCATTGTTTGTTATATGTTCATTGATTAAGTCTCTGATATACTGCTGTTGTGCTGCAGTGAGTCTTTGCTTTGCATTAGACCTCGAAGATTGTGAATTGGATCCCGCACTAGTAGTGTTTGAAGCGTTCGATGATCCGGCATTACCCTGGTTATTGTTCCTCGTCTTAGTTTCAGATTCACTATTAGAGTTATTTGCTCTCGCCATTGTTGATTAGTGCTCCTTGTAATATATGTGTACAAGCTTTACAATGCTCTCTGAATTACATTAAAGGTAAATATATGGCTATTATGTCTCttttcataattttttgaaaactgcttgcttttttcttttgctcgggggggggggggggggggggggggggggggggcaTCGCAAATGCATGGTGAAACAAATAAGTGAACCGTTTATGTCTAATTGACCAGTGGGTAGGATCCACTCCAAATGGGATCCTTTTGCAACACCAAGAAAATACGATAGAGAGTTATATATACTTCTGTTTTGAATGAATATATATCCGGAATACGGAATAAATACGGAGTTTGTAAGTACTTTGTTGGAACAACACGtgataataaatatatcaaCTATGATCCTTTCTATAGGTTTTGTAATGCCGTTTACTGAGCAATTGAGTGCCCATAAAATGACTCAAAGTTGGTTTGCATCAATTCTTCGTAGTTATCTATGCCCCACCTCTGGCCTATGAAGTTGTAAACTGTGCGCAGCGACATCTCCAACCGTTGTGCGTCATGCTTATTGATCTCGAAGTCTGTCTCTGGTAATATGCAAGTCTTGGGACATATGTCTAGTATGTTCTCAGTGACCGCTCTATGCTTGTCGTCTAGATTAATGTACTGTGATAAGGACACAAATATGCGCTCGTGACCAAACTTGCGTATCCACAGGGCCGTCAAAGTATCTGCAGGACCCGTATACGAGTGCAAGCAGATGTTACAAGGTGTGTTCAGCAGCTTCTTCTCGCACCTGTCCAGCAGAGAGCCATGAGCCTTGACGCCATGCAGCGACACACTTAGTCCGGTCCGCACTGCCAGATCAAGGAACCTGTCCAACACCACCCGCTGGTGGTCCATGGACACATGCCAGCGCGACAGTGTGCCGTCCCTACGCTTCACACGGAACAGCTTATCGAGTCCCACTTCACCGATGACTTGCCACCGGCCCTTGGGAAAGTGGTCCCGTATGTACTGGTCCAGGTCAATGGGGTCCGGTAACTCATCCACCAGCGACAGAAAGCCCTCATCCGCAGCATCCGCCTGCATCACCCGACTGTAATGCTCCAGCTTCCCAGGCGCATCGCCTACGTAGAACCAGTGCGAGAACCACGGGTGCACGCCAAACGC includes the following:
- a CDS encoding putative endodeoxyribonuclease (CAGL0H02365g~Ortholog(s) have cytosol, nucleus localization), translating into MLVDAHCHLDGSADSRGCAEYARNVRVCLMSTNPQDAEMLSVGIGLGNAVCAFGVHPWFSHWFYVGDAPGKLEHYSRVMQADAADEGFLSLVDELPDPIDLDQYIRDHFPKGRWQVIGEVGLDKLFRVKRRDGTLSRWHVSMDHQRVVLDRFLDLAVRTGLSVSLHGVKAHGSLLDRCEKKLLNTPCNICLHSYTGPADTLTALWIRKFGHERIFVSLSQYINLDDKHRAVTENILDICPKTCILPETDFEINKHDAQRLEMSLRTVYNFIGQRWGIDNYEELMQTNFESFYGHSIAQ
- the CUE1 gene encoding Cue1p (CAGL0H02321g~Ortholog(s) have ubiquitin binding, ubiquitin-protein transferase activator activity and role in establishment of protein localization to endoplasmic reticulum membrane, ubiquitin-dependent ERAD pathway) — protein: MEHSAAVVVATLILGIFVVKWFAAPKEHPSAQRLPNTQLPSSSNNQQRTAGSSNGRGSQRRVSSTSRRNITPEMIETVRNVIPALHPEQIRYDLESTGSVEQTMERYFNGESFPFPPGYTPARESSANGQHNNIDEPSDIRKRSNIRPDNLLSKFNVDMSVDMSDMSIKELEIDERKKLLVWEARKNMEKRLETDTELASLIK
- a CDS encoding uncharacterized protein (CAGL0H02277g~Protein of unknown function) — its product is MSHSVRCWLSFYLEMLCLLAAKVLILFELYDEKVWSGPSKTLCTMQYGLFEMGNWKGEVKIQNCETKCKTVNDMIIVPKTIAFIIAVMVTSLDLTRFYLSSNAKNGAYRYYNCVDWSLLNLTVQ
- the RSN1 gene encoding Rsn1p (CAGL0H02255g~Ortholog(s) have role in Golgi to plasma membrane transport and cell periphery, endoplasmic reticulum, fungal-type vacuole membrane localization) is translated as MSSDHVTSTSTQQVVTALITNGVIFGAFVGAFVLLRLKLKRIYEPKSSFDLINDEKKPEPLPSGIFSWILPLLKKSDNFVLQQAGLDGYFFLRYLFILAAFFAVSIMYIFPILIPINASNGAHETGLNQLAYQNVKHRHRYYAHVFCGWVFYWSFLFVVYRELMYFNSLRQAVLSSPRYASKLSSRTVLFQTVPGEYLNEQEFSKLFEGVKNIWIARTQGDLPKKVEEREKLAMTLESTEIAFLKKCLKQLKKNKDGQLDIHSLVTDKKLRPTHRTTRFIGKKVDSIDYLKEEIKKLDDEVKELQSCHEDEKTLNSIFIEFESQYQAQIALQIRAYHAPLYMSPAYVGIEPKNVVWFNLRLFWWERMVRELGSVGAIIALVILWAIPVAFVGMISNITYLTNKLHWLRFIYHLPDVLLGLLTSLAPTVALSLLMMLLPMFIRGMAKIQGATSSQQVEYFTQQSYFAFQVIQVFLVTTITSAATSTVTQIVEEPTSAMRLLAENLPKASNFFIAYIILQGMSIASGSLLQISPLAMFYALGYLLDKTPRKKWTRFTTLGSVDWGTTFPIYTNLAVIVFSYAIISPIILLFGACGFLLLYIAYLYNLTYVWQEASDARGVHYPRAMYQTIVGLYIGQICLLGLFAVGKGWGPIVLQAIGLAVTTIIHLYFNKTFDKLMRVVPVDTMKSSDGISDTPSYKNIYQQSSCAPIEENHEPHKLFGSSRAHLALKSSGYASSSPLAKDVSYRDSFHSDNTLENEDAPIRTSSPRKDINVLDTTELLADGHVKKIPQVSSWKRFFLPHIFLSFKAVKHRIPEIYNLEDPDELKDEDDIRNAYNFPAVSAELPVLWLPRDPHGISTYLIDDIASVIQASDEGAVINEDGKITILGNPPKEGLVEEKISHLSKQESHSENPFETPEEL
- the SAP30 gene encoding Sap30p (CAGL0H02343g~Ortholog(s) have histone deacetylase activity) — encoded protein: MARANNSNSESETKTRNNNQGNAGSSNASNTTSAGSNSQSSRSNAKQRLTAAQQQYIRDLINEHITNNDPTLEEKPHPLDFEQYSEEFIRAYKDHFGLNVPDQMTLQGYLLGSELGKRTISYKRNVSSVPGHRITKTEAASKIKKHFNSLSIKETECIPNFIYKVRNQKKKFKMEFRG
- a CDS encoding uncharacterized protein (CAGL0H02299g~Ortholog(s) have nucleus localization), producing the protein MTSSLTEHQVLEEWNSIPGEVHVPIVSAAEITKLHIYDFDNTLFNSPVPNPQLYTKRVENLLRSSPHISSFGSWWDDPRPLEIIAKLMNHDSERAAFWNENLLRLARLSWRDTSTVSIVLTGRKEKNFHSLFGKLFQISRDKWATEQIAKDDNKYSADDYLFNAICLKKQREETNTFDYKCKCILSFLDRYPNLEEVTIYDDRIHHINKFKNFFNSLLNTKIKWIIVPVAPRFHYLPIRDENTLIPKFVNEQERAESGLVLNLSRTPMQVGYFLTVGSQKKLLHWGLNYLRQHFKDTKVQLSNFAEYPMYIPCTAPGNGITASQARKCFTHFDEIQISKNNDNEKRSDEDIIKYFCSQKTMLSEWSTSFKVVAIAIREAPIQASSRKAQNNKAMEIYYRTIPVGPKKEAWTSWPEFIIVGYNYDKNIQVQMEEINSVLTNPKSLRWHNVKVGIKIKTYFGFFSKRDTDL